The Drosophila biarmipes strain raj3 chromosome 2L, RU_DBia_V1.1, whole genome shotgun sequence genome has a window encoding:
- the LOC108032586 gene encoding phenoloxidase-activating factor 2: protein MYSIWTLYIFLSVLISFGGAQEADYSQSIENEMDSTAEQPKCGEGSPIPLELDFNVTDAQAKPGEFPWTVAILHSDRFLCGGSLIAPDVVLTTAHWLYNKRAEDLTVSAGEWEYGNALEKYPFEEQNVTKMVIHKLFNLRTSANNLALLFLEEEFQMTYRINTICLPKEKRSLNSTRCLVAGWGKKEFKDKHNTSILKKVDLPLVPRDVCQDQLRKTRLGKSFTLPSGLICAGGEEGKDACTGDGGGALFCPMAKEPNRFEQIGIVNWGVGCNRKNVPATYTDVFEFKSWILNQTAGPVALPESN from the exons ATGTACTCGATCTGGaccttatatatatttctatccGTCCTAATTTCATTTGGCGGGGCCCAAGAGGCTGACTACAGTCAAAGTATAGAAAAT GAAATGGATTCCACCGCTGAACAGCCAAAATGCGGTGAAGGCAGTCCTATACCTCTGGAATTGGACTTCAATGTTACCGATGCTCAAGCGAAACCTGGTGAATTTCCGTGGACAGTAGCTATTCTTCATTCTGATAGGTTCCTTTGTGGCGGATCTTTAATTGCCCCAGATGTTGTGCTCACTACAGCCCATTGGCTATATAATAAGAGGGCAGAGGATCTTACTGTCAGCGCGGGCGAATGGGAATATGGAAATGCTTTGGAAAAATATCCCTTTGAAGAGCAAAATGTGACAAAAATGGTGATTCACAAGCTATTTAACCTAAGAACTAGCGCCAATAACTTGGCCCTTCTCTTTCTGGAGGAAGAGTTCCAAATGACGTATCGTATTAACACCATCTGCCTGCCCAAAGAGAAGAGATCCCTCAACTCCACCCGCTGTTTGGTGGCTGGCTGGggtaaaaaagaattcaaggATAAACATAACACTAGCATCCTGAAGAAAGTCGATCTTCCACTGGTGCCCAGGGACGTCTGCCAGGATCAACTGCGAAAAACTAGATTGGGCAAATCCTTTACTCTACCTTCGGGGCTCATTTGTGCCGGTGGCGAGGAGGGCAAGGATGCCTGCACCGGCGATGGCGGAGGAGCACTCTTCTGCCCCATGGCCAAGGAACCGAATAGATTCGAGCAGATTGGCATTGTCAACTGGGGCGTGGGATGTAACCGGAAAAACGTGCCTGCCACTTACACAGACGTTTTTGAATTCAAGTCGTGGATTCTTAACCAGACGGCGGGTCCCGTGGCTTTGCCCGAAAGTAATTAG